A single region of the Octopus bimaculoides isolate UCB-OBI-ISO-001 chromosome 6, ASM119413v2, whole genome shotgun sequence genome encodes:
- the LOC106873540 gene encoding spermatid perinuclear RNA-binding protein isoform X2 translates to MAATSAMNMEVERGNSTEDPNVIIETVEDNADNENKGTQSLKPTLTTKNPVMYLNELLPEPLVYELMSESGPPHDRNFVMSVKANDQTVQGAGRSKKLAKAAAAQVALFKLFNIVYISEPGQLI, encoded by the coding sequence GAAACTCCACTGAAGATCCTAATGTTATAATTGAAACTGTTGAAGACAATGCTGACAATGAGAACAAAGGAACGCAGTCTCTTAAACCAACTCTTACAACCAAAAACCCGGTTATGTATCTAAATGAATTGTTGCCCGAACCTTTGGTTTATGAACTGATGTCAGAATCTGGTCCTCCTCATGATAGGAATTTTGTCATGTCGGTAAAGGCTAATGACCAAACGGTGCAGGGGGCTGGTCGCAGCAAGAAACTTGCCAAGGCAGCAGCTGCCCAAGTAGCTTTGTTTAAGCTTTTCAACATCGTCTACATCTCAGAACCAGGTCAGTTGATCTAA